From Fusobacterium sp.:
AGATATTTCTCTGTGATTTATAACTATATATTTTCCTAGATGCTCATGGTGAGCACTTTTAGAATGTGAAGAACACAACTCATATAATTTTTCTGAATTTTCATTTAATGGCATCTGTAAAAAATTTCTTCCATTATCAATATCCTTACAATAACTATATACACTTTCACCCAAATGAGAAAATGGGTAATGACCTATATCATGTAATAATGCTGCTACTCGCATTTTAACTGCATCTTCTTCATCTATATCTCCTCTTTTTAATAAATGTTCTGTCATTAATCCCATAATATGTAAAACTCCTAATGAATGAACATATCTAGAATGTTCTGCTCCTGGAAAAACATAATTTATTCTTGCCAATTGTCTTAAGCCACGCAACCGTTGAAAAATTGATGTATCAATAATTTTCATCTCTAATTCAGTAATTCCAATCGCACCATATATAGGATCATTAATATACTTTATTGGCCTTAATTTATCTGTCACCTATTGCCTCACTTTTTATAAATTTTTGTTCAGTTAAAATATTAAATGCAAATTCACACTGATTAATATCATATTTTGATTTATATGCTATTAATTTTTCAAATAAAGAATTTTTATTTGAAATATCTATTTTCCAACTTTCTTTATTAGTATAAATATACAATAATGAAGCCAGCAATTCATACCATTCTGCCGTTTTCATATTTTCATTTTTTTTCTTTTCAAAAAATTTAACTTTTTTAATATTTTTCTCAACATTATCATTCAATTTATATGTTTTTGCATAATTATTTGCTTTTAAAATATCAAGAGTTGTTTCTAAATCTATTGCTAAAGAAGGAGAATAAGGTCCCCTTGTATACCAATTATATTTATAACCTAAATCTATCCCTAAAGATTCTAACAAATATATTTTTTTTTGAGAAATTAATCTATCTTCAAAACTTTCATTACTTAATCTCATTTTTTGAAAAATTATTCCTTTTGCAATTATATATTCATTCATTTTATCTCCTCCTTTTTTATTTTTAATATATTTTTTATTTATATCAAACATTATATCATATTTCTCAAAAAAAATGTATTATTCTCTTTGTGCTCAAGATATCTAATTATATGTTTTTTGTATTTAAATTATCAGCTCTTTTCATAGATTTTCTCCAAACCCATATCATAAGTATTTCAAGCTTAACCTCATAAGTTGAGTTCCATTTATTAAAATGATCCCTTTCAACTTGGCTTCTTCTTCAACTTCTTTACTGAATCCACCAGTACAAACCAATACTTTATAAATTCTATTTTCAATATTATTCAAGTTTTTTACTATCTTTTCCAATTGTTCTATTCCTTCTAATTCATTACATTCTCCATCTTTTTTCTTTACTTGTACATAAATTTTATTAAAAGCAATTTCATTATCTATTTCTCCTAATATTGGCAAATTTCTTATAAAAATTCTATCTACATCTCCACCTTTTCCATCATAACTATTTCTCTTATCAACTACATAACCTTGATTTATAAAAATTTTTTCAACTAAAGTTTCCACTTCATTATTTCTAATTGTAAATATTTCTTGATTTAAATTTTTTATATTTTCTTCAAATCTTTTCTTTATAATTTCTTCAAGTTCTCTAATTTCATAGTTGCTTTCTAAACTTAATAATTCTTTTATAGCCTTTTTAATATTTTCATCTTTTACACTATTAATGGCAGTTTGATAACCTCTTAATTTATTATGAATTTCTTTACTATACTCATTGCTTAAATAATTAAAAGTTTTTAACTTTTTAATATTTATTCTAATGATATGTCCATAATCTTCTATTCCCTTTTCTACTTTAAAAGTATACTTTTCTGCTACTTCTACTACTGATAAAGTATCCCAATAAGGATATTTAGGAATTACAATTATATCTCCTTTTTCCATTTCCAACATTTTTAATAAATTAGTATGTTTTTTTCTAATATAATCTAATTTATTATAATCATTTTTCCATACTTGTAAATAACTACAGATCCACTCTTCTTTCTCTCTCTGTTCTTCAAATGTATCTAAAAGAGATAATCCTAAAGCTCCCCAACCTTGCCTTAATCTTCCCTGTTCTATTTCTTTTTTTAAATAATCAAGATTATTATAATCTATTCTAAAAATATAGTATCTCATTTTTTCTTTCCTCCTTTTTTATTTATAAAATTGTAAAAATTCTTTAAGTATATCATCTATTTTTATTATAAGGTCAGAATAATTTAAATTTATTCTACTAATTTTCTTTGTAGATTTTTTATTAAATTCACTTTTTTTATTTTCTGATAATTTTGAAATATTTTCATAACTGCTCCCTAGCTCCAAATAGATTTCTTTTTTTCTATAGTTATATACAAAACAAATATAGAATCCATCATTTATTTTATTCTTTCCATATAAAAATGCAATTCCTACATCACATATTTTAAGTCTTCCTTGTCCTACAAAACCCTTCAATAAAAAATTTTTATATCTATATTCATTTTTAGCATTTGCATAAATTTTGTACTTTAAATTTGTAGCCCCCTTAATTGTCTTTTCATTATTTTCAAATTTTTTATCAACAAATTCAATTAACTCACTTACAATCTCAATTACTTCTGTGCTTTTTAGTTCCAAATTTATTCCTCTTCACATAGTAAGATTTTATAATTACTCAGTTTCTTTTTTATATTAGTTTATCTATATTTTCAAAATATAATAACTATATCCATTACTTAAATTTTTCCAGTCTACTACATATTTTTTTTCTATATTTATAAAAAATTTATTTTCTCCTGTTGGTTTTTCTATATTTTCCTTTATGATTTCATTTTTTCTAAAATATTTATATATTCCATCAACTTTATTCCCAATAATGTATCTTTTATCATCTGTTAATACTATGCTCAATCCATTTGTAAAGCCACTCCTTGTTAACTCTTCCAAAAATTTTAAGTCTCTTAAAAATGCAAACATATGTTCTGGATGCTGTCCTTGAGATTTTAATGGATGCTTCAACTCTATTGCATATTTTTCTTTCTTATCTTTACTATATACCACTATATCAATTTCTTTTTTAATAAATTCTTTTTTATTTAAAACTTTAAAAAAATAACTGATATTTCTTTCAAACTCTATATTATATTCTTTGCCTAAATTTTCTCTTAAAAAAATGCCTAATTCATGCTGAAAACTAAATTCATTATATATCCTAGTAAACTGTTTTTCCTCTTCCAGTTTTAAAAAACTTTCTATCAACTTTATTAATTCTAAAATCATATTCACTCCTCTATTTATTTATATTTACTATATTTTATCATTTTTTGTAATCTAATTATAGTGCTGTTATAATTAAATATATCTATTTATCAGTTATAAAATTACAAAAATATTCATTATAAATAATATGAATTTGACTTTTTTATCAAATTTGATACTATATACATGTATATAGTATCAAAAATACAATTATATATATATATTTTTAAAATAAAATTACATTTTAAAAATTTCTTATATAATTTCTTATTCTTTCTAACTTTTCTCCTGTCTTCATAATAATAACCTTTCTTCTTTTTTCATACTCGGAAATTATTTTTCTTACTGTTGTTATAGCATTTTCCCTTGTTTTTATACTACCACATGCTTTATTTATAGCTTGCCTTAAAATTTCATAGTCATAGATATCTTTTATTTCATTTAATATGAATTTCTCATATGTAAAATTACTACTTTTTCTATCTTCTATTAATTGATATGCCAATTCATCTATTCTTTTTTCATATACCTTTTCAATCTCATCTAAATTTAATAAATTATCAAATATATACTTTCGATATTTATTCTTATAATCAGAAAATAAATCTTCTTCTACAAATTCCACCATAGAAAATGCTTTTCTTCTTATCCTTTTCGATACTTCTATTCTCATTCTATCTTCCAAGTCTGGAAAGCTTTTTAACGTCCTCTCCATCTCTTCTGGTTCTAATTTACTTTTTAAATTTAAATATTGATTGTAGATTATTACTCTCTTATTGTATCCACTTGCTGTTTTTGAATCACTATAGACAATAGTTTCTTTTTCTTCTGATATTAAATCTTCATATGCTTTCGGACGTCCTTGAGAATTTCGCTTATAATACACCTCTCCCATAATTTTGAATATATTGATATAATCTGAAAATCTTTCAAATTCATTCATAAGATAAGTAAATGGTATATCCACTCTTGTAAGCACTATTTCATCTAAATTTCTCAATAAACTGTTCTGCTTTATATTTTTTATAAAATGCTCTTGAACATCTAGACATTCATATCCTTGTCTTATAATATATGCATTATTTCCAAAGTAATATCTTGGATATGATATTTTTACTATTATCTCATTTTCTGATTCAAAGCTTAATACATCACAATATTTATATCCTTTTGGGCTTTTAATATTAGTAATATAATCTCCTGCTCTCAAAATTGTTTCTGTACTTCTGTGTCCTTTTCTTAAAATAATTTTAATTGAAATTGTATCCATATTCTTTCCTCTCCTTTAAATTATTTTTATAATCTAAAGAGTTTTTAATATATTCAATTAACTAGTATTTCAGTGAGTATCAGTTTCATTGCATTCACTGATACTCACTGTTTATATAGAAAAATACCTTTATTTTATATAAAAATGCTTATTTTTCCTCTATTTTCCCACTTTTTATGGTTATTTTTGTCCTTTTTTATATTAAAATACTAGTTGTAAAATATATCTATTTTTTAGTCAACCCCTTAGAATACAAGGGATTGTTAAAGTAAAATATTATTTTTATTAATTTAGAATAAATAAAAAAACCAATAACTTTTTAAGTTATTGGTTCAGCATTATTTTCTCTTTTATAATTCCTCTTTAAATTCAGGAAATTTTTCTTTAGTTCTTTTCAATAAATATCTTTCTACTTCTTCAAGCCAATTATTAAAATTTTTTTCTATTCTTTTTAAAAACTCTTGTACAATTTTTTTTAAATTCTCTTTATTTTTTTTATTATTTGCCTTTTTCATTTCATAAGCTAAAAGACCTGCTATTAAAATAGATAAAGGCAGTACTAATCCATTACTTGTCATTGCTAAAATGGTTCCTGCTACTACAACAGTTCCAGGAATTATTATTTTTTTATAATCTTCTTCTTCAATATATTTTATATCTTCTATCTTAAATTTAAAATTATCTATTATATCTTTTCTAAATTGATATCTATTGAATAAGTTGCGGTTCTCTGTACTATTTTTAAAAAAAGAACTTTTTTCAAATAAACTTTCTTGCATATCATAATAGAAATCTTTTAAAAGAATTTCACATTCTCTATCTAGTTCTCTAAATGTTATTTTATAAATATTATTAATTATTGTTTCTGATTTCTCATCACTTTCTATTAATTTAAAAGAAGATGTTTTTAATTTTTTTAGCATATTCTGGATCTTTTCAGAATATTTATCTCTTTCATATAATTTCATTTCTATCTCCTTCTATAAATCTTATATTTTTCTTTATAACCTTTATAATTTTTTCATTTTCTTGTTTTGACTTATAAATTGCTCCCAATATTTCTTCTATTTTTAATTTTTTTTCAATTAATTTCTCATTATTCTCATACAATACTTCTGTTTTTTTTAGCTCGTCTTTTCTTGTATCTATATTTTTTTGCAATATTTTTTCATATTTTTCAATTGTATTTGTTAGATATGAGCATAGATATTTACTGAGTTTATTACTTATTTCATTTGCCCTATCTGTAATTGAATCTTTTATTTTATTTACATGTTTGTCTTGTGAATATTTATGAATATATTCTACTTTTCTAAAAGTTATCCCATTTTCATATTCTTCTACTTCTTCTGAATCTTTTTCTGTTTCTTTTTTTATTTTTTCAAAATCTTCTGAAGTAAATTCAGGTATTAGATATGAATAATCATTTATAGTATCAGTATATATTATCTCTCTATTACATTTTTCTTGTATTTCTTTTATAATATTTTCTTGATAGTTTTTTAAATGATTTCTAAAATAAAAAAAATGTTTTTCAAGTTCTTCAAAAGTTACTATTTCATTCATACTTCTACTATATTCTTCTATTTCATATTTTATCTTTTCATTTATAATGCTGTTATATTCTCTATCAATAGCTTGAACTTTAATATTGGCAATATCTTCTTTTTCTTCTATTTCAGCAATAATTTTACTGATTTTTTCTTGTATTATCTTTGGATCTATAATATCTAAAATACCTTTATCTTGCTCTAATTTAGAAGAAATTCTTTTATAAAATTCCTCGATTGTTTTTAAAAAATCTTTTGCTAATAAATAAAAAGATTTTCTTCCAAATTTATCTACTACCTTTGATAAGTGTAAAAAATTTGATTTATTCTCTATCTTTTTTATCAAATCTTCCAAATTCTTAGTAGTCCGAGAAAAACAAGCAGTTATTGCTGGGTCAATAGAATTTTCATTTTCATCAATATATTCACACAATTCCTCAAAAGTTTTTTTAGAATTTTTAATCTCAATTCTATATAATCTTAAAAGACTATCTACTGCTAAAATCTGTTCTTTATTTATTATGTTTTGATAATATTTATATGCTTCATTAAATTTTTCTTCTAAATTTTTTGAAGATAATTTACCAGCTTTTGTTAATACTAAAAATGAAGTATCTCTATTTATTGAATTTTTTATAATTAGTTCTTGTAAGGCTTTTGATTCTATTGGGACTTCTACTGAATGTAAAAAAATTATAGCATTTACATTTTTTATATAGTCTTCAGTAATACTTCCTAATCCTCCTATTGCATTAACTCCAGGGCTATCTATTATTTCAATTCCCTTCATATCATCTGATTCAAAAGGATATTCTATACTTATTTCTTTTATAAGATTTCTCCAATCTCCATCTTTCTTACTGTTAATATATTCTTTAATTAATTTTTTATATTTTTCATCATCTGTGCCAGGCTCTTTTTCATTCATTATACCATTAATAAATTCATCAATTTCTTTTTCATAAATTTTTTCTCCATTCTTTTTAAAAAATATTTCATAATTTATTAAGTCTACTGGTATATCTCTATATTTTTCATTTATAGCTCCATTCTCTTTTAAAAATCTTTGTATTTTGTTAATCTCTTCATGTTCAATAAAATTATTATCCCCTTTAGTAGCTATTAATTTAATTTTTTCTCCATATTTTATTTTTATTATTGAACTTGTACACTGTAAAATTCCTGTTGGTAATAAATTCACTCCCAAATATGCATTTATAAAAGTAGATTTTCCACTTTTAGCTTCTCCTAAGACCATTAACTTAAATTTATCATTTTTTATATCTTCTGCCAATTTTCTTATACTTTCTATTACTCTTTCTTCTTCACCTTGACTTTTTATATATTCTAATCCTTTCAAATTAGAAATATTTTTTTGAAAATAATTGTAATTTCTTAATACTTCTTCCTTTATTTTTTGATAATCGTTTTCTATCACTTTTTTCCTCCATACATAACATTTATCCAATTATTTATAAATACATCGCCTATAAAATATTATAAATTATATTTTATAAATCACTCATTAAAAAATTTTCTGCCTCTTTATTTCCTAAAAGAGCTGCTTTCTTTATATACTTATATCCTCTTATTGAATCTTTAATTACCCCATAACCAAATTTATAACATTTTCCTAATTCAAACTTAGCTTCTACTCTTCCTTGTTTTGCTGCTCTTTCTAACCACTTAACTCCCACTCTATATCTCTCTTCTTTTCCAGCCTCAATATAATATTTCCCTAATTCATATTGAGCATTTTCATTTCCTTGTTCTGCTGCTATTATTAAATGTTTAATACCTTCTGAGAATTTTTCTTCTTTTAAATAAAGTTTTCCTAGTCCATACTCAAGTTTTGCTTCTTCTTTAGAAATAATTATGGCTTTATTTTCCTCTATTTCACTCTCTATTAACTTCTTTTCTAAACCTAAATTTAATTCTTCCAATATTTCTATTTTACACTTTAATAATTTATTAAAAATATCTTTCAATGATATTTGGATATTTGTATTTATTCTATTTTCTAACATAATAAAATCTAATTCTTCTTTTCTTAATTCTCCATTGAATAGAATATTTTCTATTATTTGCAACAATATATCTACAATATAATTATTTCTAAAACTACTTATTTCTATATAAATTTTACTTAAGTCATTTGGTGTGATGTTCTTAATATCTTTAAAAAAATCAATGATATCTATTTTAACATCGTCAATTATATCCATTTTTTTCATATTTTCTTCAAGTGATTTTACTTTTTTATTATCTAATTCTTTGATATTATTTTCATCAATCTTAGATAAAATCATACAAATAGCAACTAAAAAATTAGTATGAGTGTATGTTCCTAGCCTTATCTCATCAATAAGCATATAAAAATTATCAATGCTATCAACTTTATTATTTAATTTTTGAGTAAGGTTAATTAGTTTTTCATTTAACTTCTTCACAAAACTCCCCATAATATACTTTGTATTATAGAGTTCTTTATATATATTATTTTGCTCTTTAATTAAATTATTGATATTTCTACTCAAACTGAGTATCACTCTCTGTTCTACAACCTGCCTTTTGTATAATTCAGAAATGACATCTATCATATAAAAATTTAATTTCTCAGAATTTTCTTTTATTTCATTTTTACTTAAAGTATTTTTTCCTGTAACAGTCTTTACCATTCTTTTAAACCAGCTTTGGTTTTCTATTGTCTGTAATTTTTTATTACTGTCATTCATCAAAGAAATCATTTCTACTGTTACTTTTTCTATATTTTCTTTACTTTCTTGTATAAGATAATTAACATCTTCTTGTAAAACTAAATTATCCATTTTATCTCCTTTTTAAATTGAACTATATAATTTTTCTAATGCAGAATCTATATTTTTATTTTTTTCTCTCAAGTTATCTGTTTCTTCACTTAGCTGAATACGTTCTTTTTCATAAGCTACTGCCTCTTCTATAAAGTTTTCATATTCATTAAATGAGATGAGCATTACTTTAACAATATCTTGATATGCATTATTTACATCATTATAGTACTTTGCCTCAGATAGTATTTTTTTGTATTCTCCTTTTCCAAAAGCTGGCGCAACTATTTTATTTAAAGTAGCAGATATTGCTATAGATGCTGGAATATTTATTAATTTAGTCATTCCCAAAACAGTAATTTTAGCAGCAACAGGTATCATAATACCAGCAGTTCCAGCAGATACAACTGCTGAACTTCCTCCTGTTTTTAAAATTTCTTTAAAATATTCTTCCTTGGTAATCTCACCATTTTTAAATCTTCTATATGAAAAAATTGTTTCCAATCCTAATCCTAAAGCTCCTCCCATTATCCCTGCTTTCCCCATAGTCATACTTATATTTTTCCAGTTGTAATCAAAATTTATATTTCCGACTTTAGCATCTTCAAAACGTTTTTCTGCTGTTTTTTTCCCCTCTTCAGCATTCATAAATCCTTCTGTTTTATATCCTTTATTTCTCGAATATTCTACTTTTTCAC
This genomic window contains:
- a CDS encoding restriction endonuclease; translation: MRYYIFRIDYNNLDYLKKEIEQGRLRQGWGALGLSLLDTFEEQREKEEWICSYLQVWKNDYNKLDYIRKKHTNLLKMLEMEKGDIIVIPKYPYWDTLSVVEVAEKYTFKVEKGIEDYGHIIRINIKKLKTFNYLSNEYSKEIHNKLRGYQTAINSVKDENIKKAIKELLSLESNYEIRELEEIIKKRFEENIKNLNQEIFTIRNNEVETLVEKIFINQGYVVDKRNSYDGKGGDVDRIFIRNLPILGEIDNEIAFNKIYVQVKKKDGECNELEGIEQLEKIVKNLNNIENRIYKVLVCTGGFSKEVEEEAKLKGIILINGTQLMRLSLKYL
- a CDS encoding dynamin family protein; this translates as MIENDYQKIKEEVLRNYNYFQKNISNLKGLEYIKSQGEEERVIESIRKLAEDIKNDKFKLMVLGEAKSGKSTFINAYLGVNLLPTGILQCTSSIIKIKYGEKIKLIATKGDNNFIEHEEINKIQRFLKENGAINEKYRDIPVDLINYEIFFKKNGEKIYEKEIDEFINGIMNEKEPGTDDEKYKKLIKEYINSKKDGDWRNLIKEISIEYPFESDDMKGIEIIDSPGVNAIGGLGSITEDYIKNVNAIIFLHSVEVPIESKALQELIIKNSINRDTSFLVLTKAGKLSSKNLEEKFNEAYKYYQNIINKEQILAVDSLLRLYRIEIKNSKKTFEELCEYIDENENSIDPAITACFSRTTKNLEDLIKKIENKSNFLHLSKVVDKFGRKSFYLLAKDFLKTIEEFYKRISSKLEQDKGILDIIDPKIIQEKISKIIAEIEEKEDIANIKVQAIDREYNSIINEKIKYEIEEYSRSMNEIVTFEELEKHFFYFRNHLKNYQENIIKEIQEKCNREIIYTDTINDYSYLIPEFTSEDFEKIKKETEKDSEEVEEYENGITFRKVEYIHKYSQDKHVNKIKDSITDRANEISNKLSKYLCSYLTNTIEKYEKILQKNIDTRKDELKKTEVLYENNEKLIEKKLKIEEILGAIYKSKQENEKIIKVIKKNIRFIEGDRNEII
- a CDS encoding tetratricopeptide repeat protein, producing MDNLVLQEDVNYLIQESKENIEKVTVEMISLMNDSNKKLQTIENQSWFKRMVKTVTGKNTLSKNEIKENSEKLNFYMIDVISELYKRQVVEQRVILSLSRNINNLIKEQNNIYKELYNTKYIMGSFVKKLNEKLINLTQKLNNKVDSIDNFYMLIDEIRLGTYTHTNFLVAICMILSKIDENNIKELDNKKVKSLEENMKKMDIIDDVKIDIIDFFKDIKNITPNDLSKIYIEISSFRNNYIVDILLQIIENILFNGELRKEELDFIMLENRINTNIQISLKDIFNKLLKCKIEILEELNLGLEKKLIESEIEENKAIIISKEEAKLEYGLGKLYLKEEKFSEGIKHLIIAAEQGNENAQYELGKYYIEAGKEERYRVGVKWLERAAKQGRVEAKFELGKCYKFGYGVIKDSIRGYKYIKKAALLGNKEAENFLMSDL